A window of the Corythoichthys intestinalis isolate RoL2023-P3 chromosome 6, ASM3026506v1, whole genome shotgun sequence genome harbors these coding sequences:
- the LOC130917925 gene encoding uncharacterized protein LOC130917925 translates to MDKKQLRYGLAHIRLYEDTSRGTRQTGTMIFLIIILVFTLQLNTSCAVTVGPGDRIIEVTTGEIKESITRVQLQTVNYDQTSPLDITEETKVPQETTTSFTTFLNGNLAVAMLNTTRVMTRTEPPERSTQSQDTEHTVLSSTTKMIHSSTDSNLLSTTTIYSTSYVKNIPTNTDGITTQLTGSLKPSVGTDITKPNKIPETSKEQSNNVPIHSKVVAGLIGAALLVMIVGIVIIFVKKRKLQKQQITTNDWAGPSPFLSHGDDNGQVPLRSSSQIPLVSFLSQRISKRLSFLPEIKEESDSTTTASTFGSTKQAESI, encoded by the coding sequence CTACGAAGACACATCAAGAGGCACAAGACAAACAGGAACTATGATCTTCCTCATAATAATCCTGGTTTTCACATTGCAATTAAATACAAGCTGTGCAGTCACAGTTGGCCCTGGGGACAGAATAATTGAAGTGACAACTGGCGAAATCAAAGAAAGTATCACTCGTGTCCAGCTACAGACTGTCAATTACGACCAGACGTCTCCTCTCGATATCACAGAAGAAACCAAGGTGCCTCAAGAAACAACAACCAGCTTCACAACATTTCTAAATGGTAATTTAGCTGTAGCAATGCTAAACACCACGAGAGTAATGACACGCACCGAACCTCCAGAGAGATCCACCCAAAGCCAGGACACAGAACATACCGTCTTGTCCTCTACTACTAAAATGATCCATTCATCTACAGACTCAAACCTTCTTTCTACGACAACAATATATTCCACCTCATATGTTAAAAATATACCTACAAATACAGATGGGATTACGACACAGCTTACTGGCTCATTAAAACCTTCAGTAGGCACAGACATCACCAAACCAAATAAAATCCCAGAAACCTCAAAAGAACAATCCAATAATGTACCAATTCACAGTAAAGTCGTGGCGGGATTAATCGGCGCGGCTCTCTTGGTGATGATCGTTGGAATCGTCATCATCTTTGTGAAGAAACGCAAACTTCAAAAACAGCAGATAACAACAAATGACTGGGCAGGTCCTTCACCATTTCTCAGCCATGGAGATGACAATGGACAAGTACCACTGAGGTCATCTAGCCAGATACCTCTTGTCAGCTTCCTCTCTCAGAGAATTTCCAAAAGGTTGTCTTTTCTCCCAGAAATAAAAGAGGAATCAGATTCCACAACAACAGCTTCTACCTTCGGAAGTACGAAACAAGCTGAGTCAATCTGA